From a single Maritimibacter sp. DP1N21-5 genomic region:
- a CDS encoding LysR substrate-binding domain-containing protein: MNITLRQLSYLVALAEERHFGRAAARVHVTQPALSTQIRELEDRLGAPLIDRTDREFRLTPAGREVLEGAHRIMAEVERIETQARWGEGLSGRLKLGIIPTVAPYLLPVALPMLRMRDVTLDLRLTEAKTERVLAALADGQLDAAVVAIPAGLPGLIERPLFRDRFLLAASRASVAAVTAKGPVLPEELNPNALLLLDEGHCLADQALEVCGTSRGQTRVDLRASSLPTLCGMVAAGFGQTLLPEISLSKECAAAPDMDVLAFAEPQPARTIGLVRRDLGGPEGWFSELGEILATAGRELLGHDAAA; this comes from the coding sequence ATGAACATCACGCTCCGTCAGTTGTCCTATCTGGTCGCGCTGGCCGAAGAACGTCACTTCGGGCGGGCAGCGGCGCGGGTGCATGTCACACAACCCGCCCTGTCCACGCAGATCAGGGAGCTGGAGGACCGTCTCGGCGCGCCGCTTATCGACAGAACGGACCGCGAGTTCCGCCTGACGCCGGCCGGGCGCGAGGTGCTGGAAGGCGCACACCGGATCATGGCCGAGGTGGAGCGGATCGAGACCCAGGCGCGCTGGGGCGAGGGGCTCTCGGGTCGGCTGAAGCTCGGCATCATTCCGACCGTCGCGCCCTACCTACTGCCCGTCGCCTTGCCGATGCTCCGGATGCGCGACGTGACGCTCGACCTGCGGCTGACCGAGGCCAAGACAGAGCGGGTGCTGGCGGCGCTGGCCGACGGGCAGCTGGACGCCGCCGTTGTCGCCATCCCCGCGGGCCTGCCGGGGCTGATCGAGCGGCCGCTCTTTCGGGACCGATTCCTGCTCGCGGCGTCCCGAGCCTCGGTCGCCGCGGTGACAGCCAAGGGGCCCGTGCTGCCCGAAGAACTGAACCCCAACGCGCTCCTCCTTCTGGACGAAGGCCATTGCCTTGCCGATCAGGCGCTCGAGGTCTGCGGAACCTCGCGCGGGCAGACGCGGGTGGACCTTCGGGCCTCGTCTTTGCCGACGCTCTGCGGCATGGTCGCGGCGGGTTTCGGCCAGACGCTCTTGCCCGAAATCAGCCTCTCCAAAGAATGCGCCGCCGCGCCGGACATGGACGTTCTGGCCTTTGCTGAACCGCAGCCTGCGCGGACCATCGGCCTCGTGCGGCGCGATCTTGGCGGGCCGGAGGGCTGGTTCAGCGAGTTGGGCGAGATTCTCGCCACGGCGGGCCGGGAACTCCTGGGCCATGACGCCGCCGCATAG
- the lipA gene encoding lipoyl synthase: protein MRDLKIPTSRHPEKAHRPDNAQPKKPDWIRVRAPGGEGYASTARIMREHGLATVCEEAGCPNVGECWNQGHATMMIMGEICTRGCTFCNVATGRPDALDVFEPGRVADAVKKLGLNHVVITSVDRDDLDDGGAEHFAMTIRAIRKQAPDTTIEILTPDFLKCGPDALEKVVEARPDVFNHNLETVPGLYPEVRPGARYFHSLRLLQRVKELDPMMFTKSGIMVGLGEDRQAVHQVMDDMRAADIDFLTIGQYLQPTPKHHAVAKFVTPDEFKGYEKAAYGKGFLMVSATPLTRSSYHAGDDFARMRAARQAKVNRA, encoded by the coding sequence ATGCGTGATCTCAAAATTCCGACGAGCCGTCATCCCGAAAAGGCGCATCGCCCGGACAATGCCCAGCCCAAGAAGCCGGATTGGATCCGCGTGCGCGCGCCGGGGGGCGAGGGCTATGCCTCGACCGCCCGGATCATGCGTGAACATGGTCTGGCCACGGTCTGCGAAGAGGCCGGCTGCCCGAACGTGGGAGAGTGCTGGAACCAGGGCCACGCCACCATGATGATCATGGGCGAGATCTGCACGCGCGGCTGTACCTTCTGCAACGTGGCCACAGGCCGCCCCGATGCGCTCGACGTCTTCGAGCCGGGGCGCGTGGCGGACGCGGTGAAGAAGCTGGGGCTCAATCACGTGGTCATCACCTCGGTCGACCGCGACGACCTTGACGACGGCGGCGCCGAGCATTTCGCGATGACGATCCGGGCGATCCGCAAGCAGGCGCCCGACACGACCATCGAGATCCTGACGCCCGACTTCCTGAAATGCGGCCCCGACGCCTTGGAGAAGGTCGTGGAAGCTCGCCCCGACGTGTTCAACCACAACCTCGAAACCGTGCCGGGTCTCTACCCCGAAGTGCGCCCCGGAGCCCGCTATTTCCATTCTCTGCGGCTCCTCCAGCGGGTCAAGGAACTGGACCCGATGATGTTCACCAAGTCGGGCATCATGGTCGGTCTGGGCGAGGATCGCCAAGCGGTGCATCAGGTCATGGACGACATGCGCGCCGCCGACATCGACTTTCTGACCATCGGTCAATACCTGCAACCGACGCCGAAACACCATGCGGTGGCCAAGTTCGTCACTCCGGACGAGTTCAAGGGCTACGAGAAAGCGGCCTACGGCAAGGGCTTCCTCATGGTTTCAGCGACCCCGTTGACGCGGTCGTCCTACCACGCAGGCGACGATTTCGCACGGATGCGGGCGGCACGGCAGGCCAAGGTCAACCGCGCGTGA
- a CDS encoding PaaI family thioesterase has translation MTEAEIEAYARKILSEQAFSQMLGVELVSIARGRSELRMPITNSHKQHMGFTHGGAVASLADMALAYAGGPMMGGGAVTQEFKINFLRPGIGETLIARGEVIGAGKMQAVVRADVLVLAEGAEKLCATAQGTIMKAAP, from the coding sequence GTGACGGAAGCGGAGATCGAGGCCTATGCCCGCAAGATCCTGAGCGAGCAGGCCTTCAGCCAGATGCTCGGCGTGGAACTGGTCTCGATCGCGCGCGGCAGGTCCGAATTGCGGATGCCGATCACCAACAGCCACAAGCAGCACATGGGGTTCACCCATGGCGGCGCGGTCGCGAGCCTGGCCGATATGGCGCTGGCCTATGCCGGCGGGCCGATGATGGGCGGCGGCGCGGTGACGCAGGAGTTCAAGATCAACTTCCTGCGCCCGGGCATCGGCGAGACCCTGATCGCACGGGGCGAAGTGATCGGTGCGGGCAAGATGCAGGCCGTCGTGCGCGCCGATGTTCTGGTGCTTGCCGAAGGTGCGGAGAAACTCTGCGCCACAGCCCAGGGCACCATCATGAAGGCTGCGCCGTAA
- a CDS encoding DUF2189 domain-containing protein, whose translation MTETKTVAQTEAAPMPAIGPVTLSDIPDILALGVRDFLRAPVLGLAFGAFYTVGGLILLWQFEAMDQSYLVIPVAFGFPLLGPFIATGLYEMSRRLEYGIPFRPREVLGVIFRQKDRQIPSMAVVVIMIFLFWVFLAHMIFALFLGLMPMTNILSDWQATIFTPEGIKMLGFGTLVGAGFAFVLFALTVVSLPLLLDKEIDFISAMIVSFQLVMVNTVPMLVWGLVIAVLLFLAMLPVFLGLIVVLPVLGHASWHLYRRALIHPDA comes from the coding sequence TTGACCGAAACCAAGACGGTGGCCCAGACCGAGGCCGCGCCGATGCCCGCGATCGGGCCCGTGACGCTGTCGGACATTCCGGACATCCTCGCCTTGGGTGTGCGGGACTTCCTGCGCGCACCGGTTCTTGGGCTTGCCTTCGGCGCCTTCTACACGGTCGGCGGGTTGATCCTTCTGTGGCAGTTCGAGGCGATGGACCAAAGCTACCTCGTCATTCCGGTCGCCTTCGGCTTTCCCCTTCTGGGCCCCTTCATCGCCACCGGGCTATACGAGATGTCGCGCCGGCTGGAATACGGCATTCCCTTCCGCCCGCGCGAAGTCCTGGGCGTGATCTTTCGCCAGAAGGACCGACAGATTCCTTCCATGGCTGTCGTGGTCATCATGATCTTCCTGTTCTGGGTCTTCCTGGCCCACATGATCTTTGCGCTCTTCCTCGGGCTCATGCCGATGACGAACATCCTGTCGGACTGGCAGGCGACGATCTTCACGCCCGAAGGGATCAAGATGCTGGGGTTCGGAACTCTGGTGGGCGCGGGCTTTGCCTTCGTGCTTTTCGCGCTCACGGTGGTGAGCCTGCCGCTTCTTCTGGACAAGGAGATCGACTTCATCTCGGCGATGATCGTGAGCTTTCAACTCGTCATGGTGAACACCGTGCCGATGCTGGTCTGGGGCCTCGTGATCGCGGTGCTGCTCTTTCTGGCGATGCTTCCGGTCTTTCTGGGCCTGATCGTGGTGCTTCCGGTCCTGGGACATGCCTCCTGGCACCTCTACCGCCGCGCCTTGATCCATCCTGACGCCTGA
- a CDS encoding polymer-forming cytoskeletal protein gives MFSKSRINEPGPKAGETDAKAPEGTAPKPSMPLMGGSSAPASTAPKAKPPASTLSSDLHVVGNLRSTGDILVEGTIEGDIRAHQLTVGESATVKGEVVADDVVVNGRIVGRLRGLKVRLTSTARVEGDIIHKTIAIESGAHFEGSVQRQDNPLEGGSQKPAPQPQAAAPKPAQG, from the coding sequence ATGTTTTCTAAAAGCCGTATCAACGAACCCGGCCCGAAGGCGGGCGAAACCGACGCCAAGGCACCGGAAGGCACCGCGCCCAAACCGTCCATGCCGCTGATGGGCGGGTCCTCTGCCCCGGCGTCGACCGCCCCCAAGGCGAAACCGCCGGCTTCGACCCTGTCCTCCGATCTTCATGTTGTGGGCAACCTGCGCTCGACCGGCGACATCCTCGTCGAAGGCACCATCGAGGGCGACATCCGGGCCCACCAGCTCACCGTAGGCGAAAGTGCGACCGTGAAGGGCGAAGTGGTCGCCGACGACGTGGTCGTGAATGGCCGTATCGTGGGCCGTCTGCGTGGCCTCAAGGTGCGCCTGACCTCGACCGCCCGTGTCGAAGGCGACATTATCCACAAGACGATCGCCATCGAGAGCGGCGCGCATTTCGAAGGGTCGGTCCAGCGTCAGGACAACCCCCTCGAAGGTGGCAGCCAGAAGCCCGCGCCGCAGCCGCAGGCCGCCGCGCCGAAGCCCGCGCAGGGTTGA
- a CDS encoding M23 family metallopeptidase, producing MNRKLETSFPEQRLFLRSEQGTRFVILSPLTQLIAWTVSAAFVAWAIIATAVLIMDSIGSGNVREQTQREQRLYEERLQILATERDTRAAEAAAAQERFNLALAQISDMQSELLSSEERRRELETGINVIQSTLRRTMNERDAARGSVEAMLAENGGEVPAGSFQMAAGPDLSQTVTALTEALDMTSAERDAARTEAREAREATDELIYEARLRDERNNQIFSQLEDAVTVSLEPLDKMFSAAGMSTDSILATVRRGYSGQGGPLMPMILSTKGSAADSDMARANNILGELDRMNIYRIAAEKLPFYMPLRPGSFRYTSGFGSRWGRLHAGTDMAGPVGTPIYATADGVVTHADWQSGYGRLVKIQHEFGIETRYGHMSRIRVNKGQRVSRGDLIGDMGNSGRSTGPHLHYEIRVGGNAINPMTYIQAGRNVF from the coding sequence ATGAACCGAAAGCTCGAAACGAGCTTCCCGGAACAACGGCTTTTCCTGAGATCCGAACAAGGCACCCGCTTCGTCATCCTCTCGCCGCTCACACAGCTCATAGCCTGGACCGTTTCGGCGGCCTTCGTGGCCTGGGCCATCATTGCGACCGCCGTACTCATCATGGATTCGATCGGGTCCGGGAATGTGCGTGAGCAGACCCAGCGCGAACAGCGCCTGTATGAAGAACGTCTGCAGATTCTCGCAACCGAACGTGATACTCGCGCAGCCGAAGCCGCCGCAGCACAGGAGCGCTTCAACCTCGCCCTCGCCCAGATTTCCGATATGCAGTCTGAGCTTCTGTCGTCCGAAGAACGGCGCCGCGAGCTCGAAACCGGGATCAACGTCATCCAGTCGACCCTGCGTCGGACCATGAACGAACGCGACGCGGCGCGCGGCTCGGTCGAAGCCATGCTCGCCGAGAATGGTGGCGAGGTTCCTGCCGGCAGCTTCCAGATGGCCGCCGGCCCGGACCTTTCCCAGACCGTGACCGCCCTGACCGAAGCCCTCGACATGACGTCGGCCGAACGGGACGCGGCCCGCACCGAAGCCCGCGAGGCCCGCGAGGCGACCGACGAACTGATCTACGAGGCGCGCCTGCGCGACGAGCGCAACAACCAGATCTTCAGCCAGCTTGAAGATGCGGTGACGGTGAGCCTCGAACCACTCGACAAGATGTTCTCGGCGGCGGGCATGTCCACCGACAGCATCCTCGCCACAGTTCGGCGCGGTTATTCCGGACAAGGCGGTCCGCTCATGCCGATGATCCTCTCGACCAAGGGGAGCGCCGCCGACAGCGACATGGCGCGCGCCAACAACATCCTGGGCGAGCTCGACCGGATGAACATCTATCGCATTGCGGCCGAGAAGCTGCCCTTCTACATGCCGCTGCGCCCCGGTTCCTTCCGCTACACCTCCGGCTTCGGTTCCCGCTGGGGCAGGCTCCATGCCGGCACCGACATGGCCGGCCCCGTGGGCACACCGATCTATGCCACTGCCGACGGCGTCGTCACCCATGCCGACTGGCAGTCCGGTTATGGCCGTCTGGTGAAGATTCAGCACGAGTTCGGCATCGAAACGCGCTATGGTCACATGTCGCGCATTCGCGTCAACAAGGGCCAAAGGGTCTCGCGCGGCGACCTTATCGGTGATATGGGAAATTCCGGCCGGTCCACGGGACCGCATCTTCACTACGAAATCCGCGTTGGTGGTAACGCGATCAACCCGATGACCTACATTCAGGCAGGACGAAATGTTTTCTAA
- a CDS encoding ferritin-like domain-containing protein has translation MAVEVLSTADGREKAALSRRHAATWFAARETGTSIPIGRATPPDRPARPTKPDLLDPRDVPRRRPGSIEGRKAILHAIAHIELNAVDLHWDIIPRFADTPMPLGFYDDWVKAADEEAKHFGLVCDALENLGSYYGALPAHAGMWQAATDTARDFLGRLAVVPMVLEARGLDVTPAMIATFTRAQDAKAVTALEVIYAEEVAHVAYGSKWFHFLCGRQDLDPKVAFHDLVRRYFHGALKPPFNEEKRAEAGLPPDFYWPLAAS, from the coding sequence ATGGCAGTCGAGGTTCTGTCCACCGCCGACGGACGCGAAAAGGCCGCGTTGTCGCGCCGTCATGCCGCAACGTGGTTCGCGGCACGCGAAACAGGAACCTCCATTCCCATCGGTCGGGCCACGCCGCCCGACCGCCCGGCGCGGCCGACCAAACCCGACCTCCTCGATCCGCGCGACGTGCCAAGGCGCCGCCCCGGCAGTATCGAGGGGCGCAAGGCCATCCTTCACGCAATCGCCCATATCGAGCTCAATGCCGTCGACCTCCACTGGGACATCATCCCACGCTTCGCGGACACGCCGATGCCGCTCGGGTTCTATGACGACTGGGTAAAGGCGGCGGACGAAGAGGCCAAGCACTTCGGGCTCGTCTGCGACGCGCTGGAGAACCTGGGGAGCTACTACGGCGCCCTGCCCGCCCATGCCGGTATGTGGCAGGCGGCCACCGATACCGCGCGGGATTTCCTCGGTCGCCTGGCGGTCGTGCCCATGGTGCTGGAGGCGCGCGGTCTCGATGTGACGCCCGCCATGATCGCGACCTTCACCCGCGCGCAGGACGCCAAGGCGGTGACCGCGCTCGAGGTCATCTATGCCGAGGAAGTCGCCCATGTGGCCTATGGCTCGAAGTGGTTCCACTTCCTTTGCGGTCGCCAAGACCTCGATCCGAAAGTGGCGTTTCACGACCTTGTCCGGCGTTATTTCCACGGGGCGCTGAAGCCGCCTTTCAACGAGGAAAAGCGCGCTGAAGCGGGTCTACCGCCCGATTTCTACTGGCCCCTTGCCGCCTCCTGA
- the bcp gene encoding thioredoxin-dependent thiol peroxidase has protein sequence MTESLLKVGAKAPEFALPDQSGDLVELSQFAGKPVVLFFYPKASTPGCTLEARDFTAKLGDFEAAGAVVIGVSKDSVKKQSNFAKKEELATALLSDAEGTVCEDYGVWGEKKMYGKTFMGIARTTYLIGPDGKIAQVWDKVKVDGHADDVLAAVRAL, from the coding sequence ATGACGGAATCGCTGTTGAAGGTCGGCGCGAAAGCGCCTGAGTTCGCCCTTCCCGACCAGTCGGGCGATCTGGTGGAATTGTCCCAGTTCGCCGGCAAGCCCGTGGTCCTTTTCTTTTATCCCAAGGCTTCAACCCCCGGCTGCACACTGGAAGCGCGGGACTTCACCGCCAAGCTCGGTGATTTCGAGGCGGCCGGCGCGGTCGTGATCGGGGTATCCAAGGACAGCGTCAAGAAACAGTCGAATTTCGCGAAGAAGGAAGAGCTTGCCACGGCGCTCCTGTCGGATGCCGAGGGCACCGTCTGTGAAGACTACGGGGTCTGGGGCGAGAAGAAAATGTACGGCAAGACCTTCATGGGCATCGCCCGCACGACATATCTGATCGGGCCCGACGGGAAAATCGCGCAGGTCTGGGACAAGGTGAAGGTGGACGGTCACGCGGACGACGTGCTCGCCGCGGTTCGCGCCCTGTGA
- a CDS encoding DUF3971 domain-containing protein, whose protein sequence is MPESSHSSLESPARRWRPRRLHFHLGLWSVLTIGIGALFLLLVSMSVTGRAVPLPGWVAENVETRMNTLIPEGSFTLRRIEIGVTPKGRPRLRLVDVGIRDASGLDIAQLNSVEGGVRLAPIFKGELVPRTAILSGAQVTFRRLADGSFALQFGQGNTTTGNLAEVFDAIDGLFAGGILAEAGRVEANGLTITLEDGRTGRLWQVTNGQMEIIQSEKIIETNISFEVFNQTEELAQVEVALRSDKTNSAASLSVSFDNAAAADIGAQSPALSFLSLVDAPVSGALRTTLGPEGEITDLAGALQIDEGGIKPAEGARTVRFGGAKAYVDFDPEAQAINVSGLGLSSELGEAELEGKLLLTDLVNGWPQGVVAQLRLNRAVVRDQRVFDTPVELQSGYIDARVKLAPFKLDIGQAVFFHDATRIELSGDIGATKDEWDLSLNVQIPALDVAELKTLWPKPLSPNPRRWVFQNVRSGEIRDVQVALRGPSLEDAQMLLGARLTDAVVKPMPALPNVVGASGYLMLAEQQLTIRANAGRMTAPNGEQIDLSGSTFTVPDVRDKPGDGVADLALRGPLQAGLSLLAMKPFDVFKDTDLGPDLAEGRFEAQGRVEFPMLKDLPFEQVKFEVRGKAFDVRSERLVEGSVLTGAELDFRASPDMVEVSGPGRLGDVAATATWRQSLRAEDKGQGSTVTGTVTLSQAAVEEFNLGLSPDMLGGEAPGAFSLSLKPDEAPRLTLTSNLEGLSLSIPGTGWSKGRGSRGSLEVEALLGPRPTVETLAISAPGLTASGTLTTREGGGLDQARFARVQLGGWLDAPVTLTGRGNGIGIAVEGGTADLRKASFGSGPAGGGGGGGSSQPLSIRLNSLTVAEGIVLSDFRGNFDLNGGLSGTFLANVEGGAPIEGTVAQTPQGAAYRIKSAQGGEVLNGMGVFNKARKGNLEVILVPTGVSGTFEGTLSLTSTYLVDAPAMAELLSAISIVGLLDQMDGQGIFFSEVKGKFQLSPTRLTLYSSSAVSSSLGLSMDGYYNLDQKTLDMQGVLSPFYLINSIGRLVSARDGEGLVGFSFNLTGPASDMNVSVNPLSILTPGFLREIFRRQTPQPDQTSQPNQ, encoded by the coding sequence GTGCCGGAGAGCAGCCATTCGAGTCTGGAGAGCCCGGCGCGTCGCTGGCGGCCGCGCCGGTTGCACTTCCATCTGGGTCTGTGGTCGGTCCTCACCATCGGGATCGGGGCTCTCTTCCTTCTGCTCGTCTCGATGTCGGTCACGGGGCGCGCCGTGCCCTTGCCGGGCTGGGTCGCCGAGAATGTCGAGACGCGGATGAATACGCTCATCCCGGAAGGCTCGTTCACTCTGCGCCGGATCGAGATCGGCGTCACGCCGAAGGGCCGGCCCCGGCTGAGGCTGGTCGACGTGGGGATCCGCGATGCCTCCGGGCTCGACATCGCGCAGCTCAACTCCGTGGAAGGCGGCGTCCGGCTCGCGCCGATCTTCAAGGGCGAACTGGTGCCGCGCACCGCGATCCTCTCCGGCGCGCAGGTGACCTTTCGCAGGCTGGCGGATGGCAGCTTCGCCCTGCAATTCGGGCAAGGGAACACGACCACCGGCAATCTGGCCGAGGTCTTCGATGCGATCGACGGGCTCTTCGCCGGCGGCATTCTGGCCGAGGCCGGTCGCGTCGAAGCCAACGGTCTGACCATCACGCTCGAAGACGGGCGCACGGGGCGGCTCTGGCAGGTGACGAACGGCCAGATGGAGATCATCCAGTCCGAAAAGATCATCGAGACGAACATCAGCTTCGAGGTCTTCAACCAGACCGAAGAACTGGCGCAGGTCGAAGTGGCCCTGCGGTCGGACAAGACGAACTCCGCGGCTTCGCTGTCGGTGTCTTTCGACAATGCCGCCGCCGCCGATATCGGGGCACAATCGCCGGCGCTGTCGTTCCTGTCGCTCGTCGATGCGCCGGTCTCGGGCGCGCTGCGCACCACCCTTGGCCCGGAGGGAGAAATCACCGACCTTGCCGGGGCGCTCCAGATCGACGAGGGCGGGATCAAGCCCGCCGAGGGCGCGCGCACGGTGCGGTTCGGGGGCGCCAAGGCCTATGTCGACTTCGACCCCGAGGCACAGGCGATCAACGTGTCGGGGCTGGGTCTCTCGAGCGAGCTTGGCGAGGCCGAACTCGAGGGCAAGCTTCTTTTGACCGACCTGGTCAACGGCTGGCCGCAGGGCGTCGTCGCGCAGCTTCGCCTGAACCGCGCCGTTGTGCGCGACCAGCGCGTGTTCGACACGCCCGTGGAACTCCAGAGCGGCTATATCGACGCGAGGGTGAAGCTCGCGCCTTTCAAGCTCGACATCGGGCAAGCGGTGTTCTTTCACGATGCCACGCGGATCGAACTCTCGGGTGATATCGGGGCCACGAAGGACGAATGGGACCTGTCGCTCAACGTCCAGATCCCCGCGCTTGACGTGGCCGAGTTGAAGACCCTCTGGCCGAAGCCCCTTTCCCCAAATCCGCGCCGCTGGGTGTTCCAGAACGTCCGGAGCGGCGAGATTCGCGATGTTCAAGTGGCGCTGCGCGGCCCCTCTCTGGAAGACGCGCAAATGCTTCTGGGCGCGCGCCTGACCGATGCCGTCGTGAAGCCGATGCCGGCGCTTCCCAACGTGGTCGGGGCCTCCGGCTACCTGATGCTCGCCGAGCAACAGTTGACGATCCGCGCGAACGCCGGCCGCATGACTGCGCCCAATGGCGAACAGATCGACCTGTCCGGATCGACCTTCACCGTGCCCGACGTGCGCGACAAGCCCGGCGACGGGGTGGCGGACCTCGCCCTGCGGGGACCGCTTCAGGCCGGGCTGTCGCTTCTCGCGATGAAGCCTTTCGATGTGTTCAAGGACACGGACCTTGGTCCCGATCTGGCCGAAGGCCGGTTCGAGGCACAAGGACGGGTCGAATTTCCCATGCTGAAGGACCTGCCCTTCGAGCAGGTGAAATTCGAGGTGCGGGGCAAGGCCTTCGACGTGCGGTCAGAAAGGCTGGTCGAGGGCAGCGTGCTGACCGGGGCAGAGCTGGATTTCCGGGCCTCGCCGGACATGGTCGAAGTGTCCGGGCCCGGGCGACTGGGCGATGTGGCCGCCACTGCCACCTGGCGGCAATCCCTGCGGGCGGAGGACAAGGGGCAGGGGTCGACGGTGACGGGCACCGTGACCCTGAGCCAGGCGGCGGTAGAGGAATTCAACCTCGGGCTGTCGCCCGACATGCTGGGCGGCGAGGCGCCGGGTGCGTTTTCGCTTAGCCTCAAGCCCGACGAGGCCCCGCGTCTGACCTTGACCTCCAACCTGGAAGGCCTGAGCCTGTCGATCCCGGGCACCGGCTGGTCCAAGGGGCGTGGATCGCGCGGATCGCTCGAGGTCGAGGCCTTGCTGGGTCCACGTCCGACGGTCGAAACGCTCGCCATTTCGGCACCGGGGCTCACCGCCTCGGGCACGCTGACCACGCGGGAGGGCGGCGGTCTCGATCAGGCCCGTTTCGCACGTGTGCAGCTCGGAGGATGGCTCGATGCGCCGGTGACCCTGACCGGACGCGGCAACGGCATCGGCATCGCGGTCGAGGGGGGCACCGCGGACCTGCGCAAGGCCAGTTTTGGCAGCGGTCCGGCCGGCGGCGGTGGTGGCGGTGGGAGCTCGCAACCGCTTTCGATCCGCCTGAACAGCCTCACGGTCGCCGAAGGAATCGTCCTGAGCGACTTCCGGGGCAACTTCGATCTGAACGGCGGCCTGTCCGGCACCTTCCTTGCCAATGTAGAGGGCGGCGCACCGATCGAAGGGACCGTCGCCCAGACGCCCCAAGGCGCAGCCTATCGCATCAAGTCGGCGCAGGGGGGCGAGGTCTTGAACGGGATGGGCGTGTTCAACAAGGCGCGCAAAGGCAACCTCGAGGTCATTCTGGTCCCGACCGGGGTCTCGGGCACATTCGAGGGCACGCTGTCGCTGACGAGCACCTACCTCGTGGATGCGCCCGCCATGGCCGAGCTGCTGTCGGCGATTTCCATCGTGGGCCTGCTCGACCAGATGGACGGTCAGGGGATCTTCTTCTCCGAGGTGAAGGGCAAGTTCCAGCTCTCGCCCACGCGGCTCACGCTCTATTCGTCCTCGGCGGTCAGTTCCTCGCTCGGCCTGTCGATGGACGGCTACTACAATCTCGACCAGAAGACCCTCGACATGCAGGGGGTGCTGTCACCCTTCTACCTCATCAACTCCATCGGTCGTCTCGTCTCCGCGCGTGACGGCGAGGGGCTCGTGGGCTTCTCCTTCAACCTGACCGGGCCCGCGAGCGACATGAACGTGTCGGTAAATCCCCTGTCCATCCTGACCCCCGGTTTCCTGCGCGAGATCTTTCGCCGCCAGACGCCGCAACCCGACCAGACGTCACAACCCAATCAGTAG
- the queA gene encoding tRNA preQ1(34) S-adenosylmethionine ribosyltransferase-isomerase QueA, translating to MPQHDDGTRLSDYDFDLPEDLIATRPARPRSSARLLVATATAIHDRTVTDLVDWLRPGDRLVLNDTRVIPARLEGLRRRGEAEARIEVTLLEPDAAPGAWRALVKPLRKVADGEEIVFAAGLSARVLRREEGQAVLAFNRQGPDFDTALVAAGRMPLPPYIEAKRKADAEDLRDYQTVWARNAGAVAAPTASLHFDEDLLSALAIRGVDTTHVTLHVGAGTFLPVKVDDVTDHKMHSEWGEVTPAAAAEINATKAAGGRVIPVGTTALRLIESASKDGSIAPWRGPTDIFIRPGYAFQMADGLMTNFHLPKSTLMMLVSALMGIDRMRAVYDHAIATRYRFFSYGDASLLLPNEP from the coding sequence ATGCCCCAGCACGACGACGGCACCCGGCTGTCGGATTACGATTTCGACCTTCCCGAAGACCTGATCGCGACCCGGCCTGCACGGCCCCGGTCGTCGGCGCGCCTTCTGGTGGCGACCGCCACTGCCATCCACGACCGGACCGTGACCGATCTTGTCGACTGGTTGCGCCCGGGCGACAGGCTCGTGCTCAACGACACCCGCGTCATTCCCGCGCGGCTCGAGGGCCTGCGCCGTCGGGGCGAGGCTGAGGCCCGGATCGAGGTCACGCTGCTCGAGCCCGATGCGGCACCGGGTGCCTGGCGTGCGCTGGTGAAACCCCTGCGCAAGGTCGCCGATGGCGAGGAGATCGTATTTGCCGCCGGGCTGTCGGCGCGGGTTCTGCGGCGCGAAGAGGGGCAGGCGGTGCTGGCCTTCAACCGGCAAGGGCCGGATTTCGACACCGCGCTTGTAGCCGCCGGTCGCATGCCGCTGCCGCCCTATATCGAGGCCAAGCGCAAGGCCGATGCCGAGGACCTGCGGGATTATCAGACGGTCTGGGCCCGGAACGCCGGAGCCGTCGCGGCGCCGACCGCTTCGCTTCATTTCGACGAGGATCTTCTGTCCGCGCTGGCCATTCGCGGCGTCGACACCACCCATGTGACCCTCCACGTCGGGGCCGGGACGTTCCTTCCCGTGAAGGTCGACGACGTCACTGACCACAAGATGCATTCCGAATGGGGCGAGGTGACCCCGGCCGCCGCCGCCGAGATCAACGCGACCAAGGCGGCAGGCGGGCGCGTGATACCGGTCGGCACCACCGCGCTGCGCCTGATCGAAAGCGCGTCAAAGGACGGCAGCATCGCACCCTGGCGGGGGCCCACCGATATCTTCATCCGGCCCGGCTATGCCTTCCAGATGGCCGACGGGCTGATGACCAACTTCCACCTGCCCAAGTCGACCCTGATGATGCTGGTCTCGGCCCTGATGGGGATCGACCGGATGCGCGCGGTTTATGACCATGCCATCGCGACGCGCTACCGCTTCTTCAGCTACGGCGACGCCTCGCTTCTTCTGCCGAACGAACCCTAA